From Diospyros lotus cultivar Yz01 chromosome 4, ASM1463336v1, whole genome shotgun sequence, a single genomic window includes:
- the LOC127800147 gene encoding leucine-rich repeat extensin-like protein 6, whose amino-acid sequence MKIINPYLNSALWSFLSLLFFFPSISLRASPSSLPLPNPRLLHAYIALQAWKHAITSDPNGFTSNWCGPNVCNYTGVYCAPAPDDTHVTTVAGIDLNHAGIAGYLPEELGLLTDLALLHINSNRFCGSLPESFRFLHLLYELDVSNNLFAGKFPNVVLSLPSLKYLDIRFNGFEGDVPSRVFDLKLDALFINNNRFQSSLPANFGNSPVSVVVLANNNWNVCFPPSIKKMGGTLNEIVLRNVGLKGCLPPEIGLLKAVRVLDVSSNMVAGKLPESIGGMQSLEELNVAHNVLSGEIPASIYSLPKLGNFTYSNNYFYGEPGACQKLQEIDDGRNCIPARPGQRPAEECKAFYSHPVDCGTCG is encoded by the exons ATGAAGATCATCAACCCATATCTCAATTCAGCCCTGTGGagcttcctctctctcttgttcttcttccCTTCGATCTCTCTTCGGGCTTCACCTTCTTCTTTACCACTCCCGAACCCTAGACTCCTGCATGCTTACATAGCCCTCCAAGCATGGAAACATGCCATCACTTCAGACCCTAATGGCTTCACATCCAACTGGTGTGGCCCAAATGTCTGCAACTACACCGGAGTTTACTGTGCACCTGCCCCAGATGATACCCACGTCACCACTGTCGCCGGGATAGACCTCAACCACGCCG GTATCGCCGGTTATTTGCCGGAGGAACTGGGTTTGCTCACCGATCTCGCTCTCTTACACATCAATTCCAACCGCTTCTGCGGCAGCTTGCCGGAGAGTTTCCGCTTCCTCCACCTTCTTTACGAGCTGGACGTCAGTAACAACCTCTTCGCCGGGAAATTCCCTAACGttgttctttctcttccttcactCAAATATCTTGATATCCGATTTAATGGGTTCGAAGGGGACGTTCCTTCCAGAGTTTTTGACTTGAAACTCGACGCTTTGTTCATAAACAACAACAGATTCCAGTCATCTTTGCCGGCAAACTTCGGCAACTCTCCGGTGTCAGTTGTAGTATTGGCGAATAACAACTGGAATGTTTGTTTTCCGCCGAgtataaagaaaatgggaggAACATTAAACGAGATTGTTCTTAGGAATGTTGGTTTGAAGGGTTGTTTGCCGCCGGAGATAGGGCTGCTGAAGGCGGTCAGGGTGCTTGATGTAAGCTCGAATATGGTGGCCGGGAAGTTGCCGGAGAGTATAGGAGGGATGCAGAGTTTGGAGGAGCTAAATGTGGCGCATAACGTTCTTTCCGGGGAGATCCCTGCGAGTATATATTCGCTACCTAAGTTGGGAAACTTTACCTACTCGAACAACTACTTTTATGGTGAGCCGGGGGCGTGCCAGAAGCTGCAGGAGATAGATGACGGGAGGAATTGTATACCGGCCAGGCCGGGACAGCGGCCGGCTGAGGAATGCAAGGCCTTCTACTCTCATCCGGTGGATTGCGGTACATGTGGTTAA
- the LOC127800696 gene encoding 40S ribosomal protein S3a: MAVGKNKRISKGKKGGKKKAADPFAKKDWYDIKAPSVFTVRNVGKTLVTRTQGTKIASDGLKHRVFEVSLADLQGDEDHAYRKIRLRAEDVQGKNVLTNFWGMNFTTDKLRSLVRKWQTLIEAHVDVKTTDNYTLRMFCIGFTKKRPNQQKRTCYAQSSQIRQIRRKMREIMVNQAQSCDLKDLVQKFIPESIGREIEKATSSIYPLQNVFIRKVKILKAPKFDLGKLMEVHGDYSEDVGVKLDRPAEEAVEGATEVVGA, encoded by the exons ATGGCCGTCGG CAAGAACAAGAGGATTTCCAAGGGAAAGAAgggaggaaagaagaaagc TGCCGATCCGTTCGCCAAGAAGGATTGGTACGATATCAAGGCTCCATCGGTCTTCACCGTCCGAAACGTTGGGAAAACTCTTGTGACCAGAACTCAGGGTACCAAG ATTGCTTCAGATGGACTCAAACATCGTGTTTTTGAGGTTTCGTTAGCTGACCTTCAGGGTGATGAGGATCATGCCTACAGGAAGATCAGACTGAGAGCTGAAGATGTTCAAGGGAAGAATGTTCTGACAAACTTCTGG GGTATGAACTTCACCACAGACAAGCTTAGGTCTCTGGTGCGTAAGTGGCAAACATTGATCGAGGCTCATGTGGATGTCAAAACAACTGACAACTACACTTTAAGGATGTTCTGCATTGGATTTACTAAGAAGCGCCCAAACCAGCAGAAAAGGACTTGTTATGCACAATCAAGCCAGATTCGGCAG ATCCGTCGGAAGATGAGGGAGATTATGGTAAACCAGGCACAATCTTGTGATTTGAAGGATTTGGTACAGAAATTCATTCCTGAATCAATTGGCAGGGAGATTGAAAAAGCAACTTCTAGTATCTATCCTCTGCAGAATGTGTTCATTCGCAAAGTCAAGATCTTAAAAGCACCTAAATTTGATCTTGGCAAGTTAATGGAG GTGCATGGTGATTATTCGGAGGATGTTGGGGTAAAATTGGACAGGCCTGCTGAGGAGGCTGTTGAGGGAGCAACTGAAGTTGTTGGAGCTTAA
- the LOC127799017 gene encoding protein NETWORKED 1A-like — MASLMHSESRRLYSWWWDSHISPKNSKWLQENLTDMDAKVKAMIKLIEEDADSFARRAEMYYKKRPELMKLVEEFYRAYRALAERYDHATGELRQAHRTMAEAFPNQVPFVMPDDSPSGSSASEHDPRTPEMSHPIHAFLDPDDLRKDGLGFSASDVAISKKGLKQLHEMFGAIENSKLAEGTTRHNLKLVKEEKGKTLNDEVLQLSDENQNLKTKVLQESERAGRAETEIENLKKVLSDLHAEKEAVLLQYQQSMEKVSNLEGELDHAQMNSRGLHEEASKAAAEVQTLKEALVKLEAERDAGFYKQKEFLERTSHLEAIISQAQKNAQGLNERAIRAETEAEYLEKELSRLQTENEAGFLQYKQYLEGISELEKKLLLAQEEARLLTERAAVAETEVTKLRKDLAELNYEKEAAARQYKNCLEKISKLESDLSCAQEEIRCLNSVVLTETAKLKDTEEKCVLLETSNQSLLLEADNLARKIAMKDLELSKKHEELEKLQASLDDEHSCFIQVEASLHTLQNLHSQSQEEQKALALELKNGFLMLKDLETCKHGLEEELQQVKDENWILNEQNSSSILSMENLQSEILRLREIKEKLEVEFGLQMGQTDSLQQEIYHLKEDIRGLSKRYQALMEQVESVGLNPDCIGLIVKSLQDENLNLRGICEERRDEKEAFLKKMDKMDQLSDKNAVLQSSLSVLSCELEGSREKVKELQESCQLLLGEKSALVTEKATILSQLQIITENMQKLLERNTVLENSLSGANIELEGLRAKSKSLEELCQILTNDKASLLSERGTLVVQLDNVEKRLKNLENKFTELEQKHTGLEKEKEFTLSQVKELKVSLDIEKQERANFTLSSESRLTCLANQIQLLQEETRWRTKEFEGELDKAVNAQFEIFILQKFIQDMEQKNYALLIEYQKHVEASKLSENLISELESENLEQQVEAEFLLDEIEKLRIGIYQVFKALGVAAVNEPDCKISNEQVFVHQVIQNIEDMKYSLSSYEDDKQLLLVENSVLLTLIRQLRLEGVEIESENKILEQEFENMTEQIVMAQNEKQKLLEMNRKLKSEVNMGEQQANVLRSEIEKMSVLQGDVEREYLSLQYEHSQMLEENRSLLKHLGELQEKNCITEEENSSILLETLALDSLSTIFKNLGTEKTLELKLLSDDLHNLHSVNNDLQKELGVLKGKLEIKEAENLLLKDSVKKLEEELHDVRDFSKQLGQEISTGKNSLYQKERELSEAEQKLKATEDLYSELCITVDGMKRQHEESISTNENFKKHILKLSEENTTQKKEIECLRETNGNFESELGVLLEEIEERRIREENLNSELQEISNEFEIWEAEAATFHFDLQISTIREVLFENKVHELNGVCETLEKETASKTAEIEQMKQRVGFLETEISVLKDQLFAYAPVVESLSNNITSLEHNILYQRELNATDKQELKDVGLPTPPNEKNCRDLMEDGKSVIPNGIPELQNLQNRIKAVEKVVTEEMRRPAAQESLDTKIKLEAALKEIEELKSNWSFNLENNKLMGGMDLRDEPSDKLKLQRTKPEISEMRNGILMKDIPLDHISDGSSYGINQRRNNGADDQMLELWETAEDDCNLALTFKGQAHEPSEEDIVCDQFEHVEEDSQDLPSDLQVEKELSVDKLEVSTSITKPNSEPNKRKILERLDSDAQKLKSLKTTVEDLRKRLETGKMRKKSKNVDFETVNEQLQEVEETIAQLVEVNGQLIKNSEESPFHSAGKATAESEAVQSMQRKRVSEEARKGSEKIGRLQLEVQKIQYILLKLEDEKKSKGKNRFTRSRTSIIFRDFISSGRRSSPKRKKGRLCGCFRPPTNRDGNSMNLPN, encoded by the exons ATGGCGAGCTTGATGCATTCCGAGTCCAGGCGCTTGTATTCTTGGTGGTGGGACAGTCATATTAGCCCAAAGAACTCGAAATGGCTTCAAGAAaatcttacag ATATGGACGCCAAAGTTAAAGCAATGATCAAGCTCATTGAAGAAGATGCAGATTCCTTTGCAAGAAGGGCAGAGATGTACTACAAAAAAAGGCCTGAACTCATGAAATTGGTAGAAGAGTTCTACCGAGCTTACCGTGCCTTGGCAGAAAGGTACGATCATGCAACAGGAGAGCTCCGACAGGCCCATCGAACTATGGCCGAAGCATTTCCCAACCAAGTTCCCTTTGTAATGCCAGATGATTCACCTTCTGGATCCTCAGCAAGTGAGCATGATCCACGCACACCAGAAATGTCACATCCAATTCATGCATTCCTTGACCCAGATGATTTGCGTAAGGACGGATTGGGGTTTTCTGCATCTGATGTTGCCATCAGCAAAAAGGGTTTGAAACAGCTTCATGAGATGTTCGGGGCAATAGAAAACTCAAAGCTTGCTGAGGGAACAACAAGACACAACCTGAAACTTgtgaaggaagagaaagggaaAACTTTGAATGATGAGGTCTTGCAGTTATCAGATGAGAATCAGAACCTTAAAACAAAGGTCCTTCAGGAGTCTGAGCGTGCAGGTAGAGcagaaactgaaattgaaaactTAAAGAAAGTCCTTTCTGATCTGCATGCTGAAAAGGAGGCTGTACTTCTTCAATACCAGCAGAGTATGGAAAAGGTGTCCAATCTGGAGGGAGAACTTGATCATGCACAAATGAATTCCAGGGGACTTCATGAAGAAGCAAGTAAAGCTGCAGCTGAAGTTCAGACACTGAAAGAAGCCCTTGTCAAGTTAGAAGCTGAAAGGGATGCTGGTTTCTACAAACAGAAGGAGTTTCTGGAAAGGACATCTCATTTGGAGGCTATCATTTCTCAAGCTCAAAAGAATGCACAAGGACTTAATGAGCGAGCTATTAGAGCTGAAACTGAAGCTGAGTATCTTGAAAAAGAACTTTCTCGATTGCAGACTGAAAATGAGGCTGGTTTTCTCCAGTACAAACAATATCTAGAGGGAATATCTGAGTTGGAGAAAAAGCTCTTGCTTGCCCAGGAGGAAGCCAGGCTACTTACCGAGAGAGCTGCTGTAGCTGAAACTGAAGTTACAAAACTGAGAAAAGATCTTGCTGAATTAAATTATGAGAAAGAAGCTGCAGCTCGTCAGTATAAGAATTGCTTGGAGAAAATATCTAAGCTGGAGAGTGATCTCTCTTGTGCCCAAGAGGAAATCAGATGCCTTAACAGTGTGGTTCTGACTGAAACTGCAAAACTGAAGGATACTGAAGAAAAATGTGTTCTGTTAGAGACATCAAATCAATCTCTGCTGTTAGAAGCAGATAACCTAGCAAGGAAAATTGCAATGAAAGATCTAGAACTTTCCAAAAAGCATGAGGAGTTGGAGAAACTTCAGGCCTCTTTAGATGATGAGCATTCCTGTTTCATTCAAGTTGAAGCCTCTCTGCATACCTTGCAGAATttgcattctcaatctcaagagGAGCAGAAAGCTCTAGCCTTGGAGCTTAAAAATGGGTTTCTAATGCTGAAGGACCTGGAAACATGCAAACATGGTTTGGAGGAAGAACTTCAGCAGGTTAAGGATGAAAATTGGATCCTGAATGAACAGAATTCATCGTCCATCCTTTCAATGGAGAATCTGCAAAGTGAAATTCTTAGATTGAGGGAGATAAAAGAGAAACTTGAGGTGGAGTTTGGGCTACAAATGGGACAAACTGATTCCCTCCAGCAAGAGATTTACCATCTGAAGGAGGACATCAGGGGCTTGAGCAAGAGATATCAGGCTTTAATGGAACAAGTGGAGTCAGTAGGTTTGAACCCAGATTGCATTGGGCTAATCGTAAAAAGTTTGCAGGATGAGAACCTAAACCTGAGGGGCATCTGTGaggagagaagagatgagaaagaagcttttttgaaaaaaatggataaaatgGATCAACTTTCAGATAAGAATGCTGTTCTCCAGAGTTCTCTGTCGGTTTTGAGTTGTGAGTTGGAAGGCTCACGAGAGAAGGTCAAGGAATTGCAAGAATCTTGCCAGTTGCTCCTTGGAGAAAAATCTGCTCTTGTCACTGAAAAAGCTACCATCCTATCTCAGTTACAAATTATTACAGAAAATATGCAGAAGCTCCTGGAGAGAAACACTGTTCTTGAGAATTCCCTTTCTGGTGCAAATATTGAACTGGAAGGTCTGAGGGCAAAATCAAAGAGCTTAGAGGAGCTATGCCAGATACTGACCAATGACAAGGCCAGTCTTCTCTCTGAAAGAGGCACTCTGGTTGTTCAATTGGACAATGTTGAGAAGAGACTTAAAAACctggaaaataaatttacagAATTGGAACAAAAGCATACTGGCctagagaaggagaaagaattcACATTATCTCAGGTAAAAGAACTAAAGGTTTCTCTAGATATAGAGAAGCAAGAGAGGGCAAATTTTACATTGTCAAGTGAGTCCCGATTGACTTGTCTGGCAAACCAGATCCAGCTCTTGCAAGAAGAAACTAGGTGGAGGACAAAAGAATTTGAAGGAGAACTTGATAAAGCTGTAAATGCCCAGTTCGAGATCTTTATCTTACAGAAATTCATACAGGATATGGAACAAAAGAATTACGCTCTATTAATTGAGTATCAGAAACATGTTGAGGCATCAAAATTGTCAGAGAACCTGATTTCAGAGTTGGAGAGTGAAAATCTTGAGCAACAGGTGGAAGCAGAGTTCTTGttagatgaaattgaaaaactgaGGATAGGTATATATCAAGTGTTCAAGGCCCTTGGTGTTGCTGCAGTAAATGAACCAGATTGTAAGATTTCAAATGAGCAGGTATTTGTGCACCAGGTTATACAGAATATTGAAGATATGAAATACTCTCTCTCGAGTTATGAGGATGACAAGCAGCTATTGTTGGTGGAGAACTCTGTTCTTTTGACTCTGATCAGGCAATTGAGATTAGAGGGCGTGGAAATTGAGTCAGAGAATAAAATCCTAGAGCAGGAGTTCGAGAACATGACCGAACAGATTGTTATGGCTCAGAATGAGAAGCAGAAACTTCTAGAGATGAACAGGAAGTTGAAATCAGAAGTGAACATGGGAGAGCAACAGGCAAATGTACTTAGGTCTGAAATAGAAAAGATGTCTGTTCTGCAGGGAGATGTGGAGAGGGAGTACCTTAGCTTACAGTATGAACATTCTCAAATGCTTGAAGAAAATAGGTCCTTGCTGAAACATCTTGGAGAGCTGCAGGAGAAAAACTGCATAACAGAAGAGGAAAACAGTTCTATCCTTCTGGAAACATTAGCTCTTGATAGCCTGTCTACAATTTTTAAGAACCTTGGGACTGAAAAAACTCTGGAACTAAAATTACTTTCTGATGATTTGCACAATCTTCACAGTGTCAACAATGACCTTCAAAAGGAGCTTGGTGTCTTGAAAGGGAAGTTGGAAATAAAAGAAGCAGAAAATTTACTTCTCAAGGATTCAGTGAAGAAATTAGAGGAAGAGTTACATGATGTCAGAGATTTCAGTAAACAATTGGGACAGGAAATTTCAACTGGAAAGAATTCCTTGTATCAGAAGGAAAGAGAGCTCTCAGAAGCAGAACAGAAGCTTAAAGCTACAGAGGACTTATATTCAGAATTGTGCATAACTGTGGATGGAATGAAGAGGCAGCATGAAGAATCAATATCCACAAATGAGAACTTCAAGAAGCACATTCTCAAACTATCTGAGGAAAATACAACCCAGAAGAAGGAAATTGAATGCCTTCGTGAAACAAATGGAAACTTTGAGTCTGAGCTGGGGGTATTacttgaagaaattgaagaacgCAGGATCAGAGAAGAGAATTTGAACTCAGAGCTGCAAGAAATAAGCAATGAGTTTGAAATCTGGGAGGCTGAGGCTGCAACATTCCATTTCGATCTTCAAATCTCCACCATCCGTGAAGTTCTGTTTGAAAATAAGGTTCATGAGCTTAATGGAGTATGTGAAACTCTTGAAAAAGAAACTGCTTCTAAAACAGCTGAGATTGAACAGATGAAACAAAGAGTTGGCTTCTTGGAGACAGAAATATCAGTCCTTAAGGATCAATTATTTGCATATGCTCCTGTTGTGGAGTCACTGAGCAATAACATAACATCACTTGAGCACAATATTCTCTATCAACGAGAGCTTAACGCCACTGACAAACAGGAACTGAAG GACGTTGGATTGCCTACTCCTCCCAATGAGAAAAACTGTCGAGACTTGATGGAAGATGGCAAGTCTGTGATACCAAATGGAATTCCAGAATTGCAGAACTTACAGAACAGGATTAAAGCTGTTGAAAAGGTAGTAACAGAAGAGATGAGAAGGCCGGCCGCGCAGGAGAGCTTAGACACCAAAATCAAGCTTGAAGCGGCCCTGAAAGAGATTGAAGAGTTGAAATCTAACTGGAGCTTCAATCTAGAAAACAACAAACTAATGGGAGGGATGGACTTACGGGATGAACCCAGTGATAAACTCAAGTTGCAGAGAACAAAACCTGAAATTTCTGAAATGAGGAATGGGATCTTAATGAAAGATATTCCACTCGATCACATTTCAGATGGTTCATCATATGGAATAAACCAGAGAAGAAATAATGGTGCTGATGATCAGATGCTTGAGTTATGGGAAACTGCTGAGGATGATTGCAACCTTGCCCTAACATTCAAAGGGCAGGCTCATGAACCATCAGAGGAGGACATTGTGTGCGACCAATTTGAGCATGTGGAGGAGGATAGTCAAGATCTGCCTTCAGATTTACAAGTGGAAAAAGAGTTATCTGTTGACAAGTTAGAGGTATCCACGAGCATTACCAAACCAAATTCAGAGCCGAACAAGAGAAAGATCTTGGAGAGACTTGATTCTGATGCTCAGAAGTTGAAGAGCCTTAAGACAACAGTGGAAGACCTGAGGAAGAGATTGGAGACAGGCAAGATGAGGAAAAAGTCAAAGAATGTTGATTTTGAGACAGTGAATGAACAGTTGCAAGAAGTTGAAGAAACCATTGCGCAGCTGGTTGAGGTAAATGGACAACTGATAAAAAACAGTGAAGAGTCGCCATTCCATTCAGCTGGAAAGGCTACTGCAGAGTCAGAGGCCGTCCAGAGCATGCAGAGGAAGAGAGTTTCAGAAGAGGCACGAAAAGGGTCCGAGAAGATTGGACGATTGCAGTTGGAGGTTCAGAAGATCCAATATATCTTGTTGAAACTGGAGGATGAGAAGAAAAGCAAAGGGAAAAACCGATTTACAAGGAGTAGAACAAGCATCATCTTTAGGGACTTTATTTCCAGTGGCAGAAGAAGTAgcccaaaaaggaaaaaaggccGTCTTTGCGGTTGTTTCAGACCTCCAACTAACCGAGATGGTAACAGCATGAATCTTCCTAACTAA